A single genomic interval of Streptomyces sp. 1222.5 harbors:
- a CDS encoding sugar ABC transporter substrate-binding protein, which translates to MRSIRAAAVGAVTMSLALAATACGGGSSSGGGSDDSPKTLTYWASNQGASIAVDKKVLQPELDKFEKQTGIKVKLEVVPWSDLLNRILTATTSGQGPDVLNIGNTWSASLQATGALLPWDAKNFGKIGGRDRFVDSALGSTGAEGKDPAAVPLYSMAYALYYNKKIFADAGIAKPPATWDELIADGKKIKAEGKSVLGAEGSNLSENIHHVFVFAKQHGADFFTADGKPDFTDPKVVDAVKQYVDLMAKDKAIPTGDAEYAQNQSVSDFAKGKQAMLLWQSAAANLKSQGMSEDDYGIAPVPVRSGTPGTGAQTNSMVAGINIAVFKNSHNLDGATKFVKFMTSDEEQKTLNTAYTSIPPVKAAQSDAAFNTPATAVLKQTLATSAAALPQVASESQFETAVGTAVKELFADVAAGRAVTTDSVKAKLEKAQQQMPKA; encoded by the coding sequence ATGCGCAGCATCCGAGCCGCGGCCGTAGGCGCCGTGACCATGTCTCTCGCCCTCGCGGCCACGGCCTGCGGAGGCGGTTCGTCCAGCGGTGGCGGGTCCGACGACTCGCCTAAGACGCTGACGTACTGGGCCTCCAACCAGGGCGCCAGCATCGCCGTGGACAAGAAGGTCCTCCAGCCCGAACTCGACAAGTTCGAGAAGCAGACCGGCATCAAGGTGAAGCTGGAGGTCGTGCCCTGGTCCGACCTGCTGAACCGCATCCTCACGGCGACCACCTCCGGCCAGGGCCCGGACGTGCTGAACATCGGCAACACCTGGAGCGCCTCGCTCCAGGCGACCGGCGCGCTGCTGCCCTGGGACGCGAAGAACTTCGGCAAGATCGGCGGCAGGGACCGCTTCGTCGACTCCGCGCTGGGCTCCACCGGCGCCGAGGGCAAGGACCCGGCCGCGGTCCCGCTCTACTCGATGGCGTACGCGCTCTACTACAACAAGAAGATCTTCGCCGACGCCGGCATCGCCAAGCCGCCCGCCACCTGGGACGAGCTGATCGCCGACGGCAAGAAGATCAAGGCCGAGGGCAAGTCGGTGCTCGGCGCCGAGGGCTCCAACCTGTCGGAGAACATCCACCACGTCTTCGTCTTCGCCAAGCAGCACGGCGCCGACTTCTTCACCGCCGACGGCAAACCGGACTTCACCGACCCCAAGGTGGTCGACGCGGTCAAGCAGTACGTCGACCTGATGGCCAAGGACAAGGCCATCCCGACCGGCGACGCCGAGTACGCCCAGAACCAGTCCGTCAGCGACTTCGCCAAGGGCAAGCAGGCCATGCTGCTCTGGCAGTCCGCGGCCGCCAACCTCAAGTCCCAGGGCATGAGCGAGGACGACTACGGCATCGCCCCCGTGCCCGTGCGGTCCGGCACCCCCGGCACCGGCGCCCAGACCAACTCCATGGTCGCGGGCATCAACATCGCCGTCTTCAAGAACAGCCACAACCTCGACGGCGCCACGAAATTCGTGAAGTTCATGACCAGCGACGAGGAACAGAAGACCCTCAACACGGCCTACACGTCCATCCCGCCGGTCAAGGCCGCCCAGAGCGACGCGGCGTTCAACACCCCGGCCACCGCGGTGCTCAAGCAGACCCTCGCCACCAGCGCCGCGGCCCTCCCGCAGGTCGCGTCCGAGTCGCAGTTCGAGACGGCGGTCGGTACGGCCGTCAAGGAGCTGTTCGCCGACGTCGCCGCCGGACGGGCGGTCACCACCGACTCCGTCAAGGCGAAGCTGGAGAAGGCCCAGCAGCAGATGCCGAAGGCGTGA